The Branchiostoma lanceolatum isolate klBraLanc5 chromosome 5, klBraLanc5.hap2, whole genome shotgun sequence region CAAATATGGAAGTGCTCAATAGTGAAAAGGCTACGCATGGGGCTTATCAGGACTACGAATATGTGATATCACTAGTCCACGCAGGTATATCAACggtgcagagctacatgtactttatatggaTAGTCAAGAAAGAAGGCAGTCACTATAACGAATGTCAAGAAACAGTTTTCAGCTGAATATATACACTTATAATTTCGGGTCAGTACAGGTATCATACTGAAATCGAtagattgtacattgcagttGCAATTGCTCCATTTTAAAGAACATTCAATATCTAATTTTGGTATACGGTATCAAGCTTTctcgaagaactcagccaatgactgtagctagtaatttcaatctcttttacaGATTACAAAATCTGATATGATACAATCCACAATACATGGCACCTGGCTATTGGTTAGCGGGACAGCCAGGTACTTGGGAGCTAAGTATTTAATATGTGCTATGCTACGGCTGCaaaagttttgaatattgtttaaccaatacaatataaaaactaacagcatttaattaaaaagacaccaaaacatacatttgctaTAGGCGGTTGGAGTTTGTAATTATCTTATAAGAATTGAAATCTCAAATGTTGAAAAACGTTAAGGGCATCACTGAAatactttgtatgtattattgccGTAATACAGATAATAGTGCATTACAAGTCAAAGGttcataacatagaaaagtcTGTAGAAACAGACATACGCCCGGAACAGATAATCATCAACCCAAGCATGTGCAGGTGCGCAAAATGGTCGCCACTGGGCAGATGTAAGAGACTTTCCCAAATACTGGTCGTGTTCTGGAAAGTGGCAAGTGTAAACTTGATGCGTCATCATCAGTCCTGTCAGCTTCAAGGATTTCAGCCCTTTACATTTGGCACGTTTGCAGATGTTCATTTCTCATAACGAATCAAATGATATGTGATTGCAATagttgacatttttgtattaTTACTTTCATCCTTTAattgtgaggtgacacaagtttctttacaagtcACTGGCAAGCATGacagaataaagatcatcatcctgTAGACCTACATCCTCCTTAATCATCTTCTTGAGAGTCAGTGCAGAACACGTTGATATACATGATGTTGGACTTCAATTTCTTCATAATTATATTTATCTGTCCCACGCGTATGTCTGTTTCTATGGACCTATGGTATGGTTTTcagaattgcatgcattttgtagatagCATCAAAATTTTAATCTGCGCGCTGCGGTTTGCTTAATTCATTATGATACTTGCACTGATCCTGATTGACCATCAGAACTAAATATATTTAGCAAAAATCGTcgcattttcttgatatgtgtTACAGTCTAGTTTCTTGATTGtccatataaagtacatgtagctctgcacccatgtgcacCGGCGTGTGTATAATGTGGAGCCCATTCACAGCCTTTTTTcattatgtaccatttctatcaTTTAGTGAGAAACGTACTTATTGAAGTCTTAAAGAGCAACGGTAAAATGTGTATAACAAGCTTAAATCGCATTTCaagtatccttatatccccATGTacagcccaaatcaacatttctaatTCGTGTTAGCATGCTATGACAATTATGCATATATATTGAGCTGAAAACTATTTCTGGACATTTGTTACAGTGTCTgccttgtttcttgattttccatatgaagtacatgtagctctgcacccatgtgcCTACCTGTACTAGTCATATCACATATGcggagtcctgataacccccatacatagcctttcaCTATTGAGCATTCCATAATTGCACATTCTTATTTAGTAAGTAACTTACTAATCAACGTCTTagaaagcaactgtaaaatgggtaaaacaagcttaattcacgttttaagtatccttatgtaccccatgtagagcccaaagtaacattttacattcatttcagCACTTAATGATTAtaatgcatggttttcacccagcgaCAGAAAAAAGGGCCGTAACCTACCCTTCAGTAAGATGTCATTGCCTGATTTATAATAGCCCCAAACcggaaaaatccccataaagatcCCCCATTAACGGCTCGCGTTATGGGTGTCCCAAATTTACGaagcttgtttttgaatcagtagatgttcctctctccagcaacagtaaaaccattctccaaagccactgcccatgGCAGATAATTCCCCTTAGAAATGACTAAAATCCAAAGTGatgaaaattctgttttcattggttctggtaaccccctagtacaccctctcgagttcaatgcttcaccttcaacttttggcaggtaaaactagggaactcATTCCATACGTAAATATAAAACTTATGTTtgtatctttatcagaatttttcAGTGATTTTCAGccttaaattgttggattttcgagggtctcggaggggggtcccagaactccATAACGagaaatagctggagggttaaAATacatggctgttcatagttcaacatacctatcacacatacaaagtatgagccgatttggccgacccccatcttcccacctctgcctggttttctcgtgcaatgactcttaagatTACCTCTCTACATTGCGCTCGGGGGGGAGTTAGTCACGGACCCTACTTTGCCACGGGAGGGAGTTGGGCATTCTCCACGGCCGCTGGTATATTTCCATTCAAGATGGCGCCCGCATACTAATGAGCCGGCCGGGCGTCCAGAGTTAATGTATGCAAGAAGGCGTCGGAAGGCCGAGCGAACCCGATCGCCCGGGCAACCCGAGAAATAATGTATGCGGCTTCTCTGCTACGTCACGATCTTCCCGAAATAGCTCAGCGGAGACACCCGCGCGTGGTatttcacaacaaaaacaaaaggttGGTGTCATTGTTAAACATGGCTGAGACTCTCTGGCGGGAAAAGGGTGGCAAAATGAAGATCAATGCATCAATTAGATCAAAGTCACAACGGTTTGGAGATGGCGGAGAGACAGGAAAACGACGGAGATGGTTCAAAAAACCTGCGGGCTAATGCCTGCCGTGCCTCTAGAGAGGGGAGGGTACCTTGCCACCACGATGCCTGCAGTGCTAACGGGGCATTTTACATGGAGGTTTGTCAGAACTTGTTTTTAATATAGGATGTGTGTCTTGCAATTGATCTTTAGTAAACAGGGAGAAAGAAACATGGAATGCATGTACTCTtgcttttcatattcatttctgATTCTGATTCAGGCATTTTGAATACATATTTAGGTTTACTGCATTTGATGTGTGTCACCTTTGCTTGTTGTTACAAACTTTAGCACACCTTTGATAGTAAATTATGTTGTCACTTGTTTCTCTTTCATAGTACATAATGTTATTTGTCACTTGTTTCAGGTGACTGAACAAGCAGGTGAGGAGTTTTCGGTGAGAAGCGAGGCGTTAAGTGTCAAAGTCACTGCCACAAGGCCAGAGCAAGCTGCCAAAAAGGCTGGACTCATTCTTCATGCTGGAGCTTTCATACACTCCTACTCAAGTGGGCAGCCACCGTATCCTGTCAGCGTGGAAGGAAAAATCAAGGAGGTGAGCTATGATCTGTGGTACATTTTAGATGTGCATGACAACAAGAGGTTCCCTGCTATTGTTTGCAAGCCCACGTACGTTAAAGTGTTACTAGAAAACCCTCATGCAGAGAACGCTCCCCCCAACCCCTCCACTGCTCCACCTATTGAGGAAGCCAACTTTAATGACCCGCTGGAGGAGGGCCTCAGACGAGTGTTCAAGCTCACAGCCTTCAGACCAGGACAGAAGGATATTGTAAATGCGATTTACTCTGGGGAAAACACTTTTCTGGTGTTGCCAACAGGAGGTGGGAAGACCCTGTGCTTCACCCTACCAGCCCTTCTAAGGAAAGGCGTATCGGTGATAGTGATCCCCTTGCTGGCCCTCGGAGCAGACCTTCTGAGGAGATACGAGGAGAAGGGAATACCAGCCATCTTCTTGTCACACCTTACAGCAGAGGCAACCCTTAACGCCACCATCCATGATCTCAACAGCACAACTCCAAAAACAAAGCTACTGATAATAACACCGGAAACTCTTATCGACAAGGCAGTGGTGTGGGACAGTGTGGTGAGATTGAAGGAAAGGGGGCTCCTGGAGATGGTGGTGTTGGACGAGGCCCACTGCATGGACCAGATGGGCCATGAGTTTCGACCCACGTACCTGAAGTTGTCCAAACGTACCGAGCTACAAGCACAGATTGTTGCCTGTACGGCCACCGCCACCCCCACAACAAAACAGTTCATCATCACGAATCTACAGATGGAGAACTGCCGTATATTCTACACATCAGTGGACAGAAAAAACATTCAGTACTGTGTAAGGTTAAAGGGGAAGACAAGGGAGCAGTGCCACGGTCAGGTGTGCGAGGCTGTAATAGAACACAAGGAATAATGCGGGATCATATATTGCCAGACGGTAGATGACGTCAAAGACATTCACTATCAGTTACAAGAGAATGGGATAAAGACAGTTAAATATCACGGCACCGGGACGGGTCAGAATGCACAGGAGGGGAGACAAAGCCTGTCAGATTGGCAGAGAGGACTGAAGGACGTTTTGGTTGCTACAAAGGCTGTAGGGGCGGGGATCGACAAACCCGATGTAAGGTTTGTGATTCACCTAGGGTTCTCTTTCTCAATCCCAGATTACTTGCAGGAATCTGGACGTGCTGGGAGGGATGGCAGGCTTGCAAAATCAATTCTGTTCTACAGCCCCAAGGACAAGGCCCTGCATGTGAAACGGATAGGGGAAATAGGAGATGAGATCTACAGAGGTCAAGCTCTTAAGCGACTTTCTGACATTATGAGCTTTTGTGAATCAGAACTGTGTAGGAGAAAGATTCTGTTGGAGGCATTTGAAGAAGAGACGAGCACGTACGAATGCAATCAAACGTGTGATAATTGCCTCAACCCAACTGTGGCAAGAGAGGTAGTCCTCACCAGGAAGCTGCCACCATGGTGAGGTGTGCATCTTCCATCCGGCACATTGTCCCACAGTCCCCTCCAACACTACTGGCAAGAGTTTTCTTGGGACTTGGGACTGGGCAAGCGGTGAAGACGCAGAAGTTGGATCAGCTATCTGAGTTTGGTCTTGGAAAAAACTCTGGCTTCAATTTGAAAATGTGTGAAAAATTCATGCGCGCACTGACTAGAGCAGATATCCTACAAGAAGTACTGGTGCCGAAAAGTTCCACCCAGAAATTTGCCTCTCTGTACATCCTCCCAGGGAGGATGGCAGAGTCTACTATCCAAAATGATGTACACGTGACCTTATTCATAAGGTGATTTTGTATTCTACAGTCatgctatgtatgtatgtatgtatcctTTTCAAAGTGACACGAATATTTGTAGCTAATGTGCTTAAAAGgatcttttttttattccctGTTTGTATCTGTTTAAACTACATCTATTTTCATTACCAGTCAGTACTTGTAATTCTTTTCTGACTGACCACGTTAATGTGAGAGATACTTCAGTGATGTACGTATTGTTACTCTTACCTTTATCTACGCGTGTTGTGACCGAGGTTTAGTATGTACAGCTTTGATCTTAATATATACTGGAAGGTTTCCTTGAATTGCtaaaggaaaaacaaagaaacgagGGACGATTTTCATTGTTATGTGGAATAAACCTCATTACCAATTGACTTGTGTGACTCCATTGTTAGTAATCTGTGAACCaatacaccacaaaggacaACTAAAGGTAAACTATACACATCATTTATTTACACCCTTGTAAAGTACAactcaaaatgaaataaaaactctCAAAAATCCTCCATATCATGCAACAAAGGACTGCCATAAAGCTTGCAAATATAAGTGAAATGTGTAGATATATAATCATTTACATGCATATGAAGTGCAGCATGAAATTATatcatttgtttttcaaaagtgtATGCAGTTATCACAGCTGTTTAGGCCACAAAGTTGTCTTAAGATGGACTAGATAAATTTGTACagctagtatatatatataaaggaaCATCTCATAGAGAGTGGACTCTTAAGACAAGTATGAAAATTCATCAAGTACAGTGAGACAAAGTAGGGACAAGAGTAGACGTGTCCCTACTCTCTTGCACTTCTCACACATGTTCAACTCTACCTATAACTCCACTGTGACTATTCACCAAAAATAACCTGAAGTTAGCATAGCACATGTACTACACCATGTCATTGTCACGTCAGGCAATTTCAATCACTACAGAAACTGCCGAAGCTTGACATACCAATTTTCTTTTATGCCTTTAGAAAGTAATGGAAACGTTAGCAATCggctattccaagatcagggtgCGCCAGGGTGGTGCACTTGGGCCCAaatttcaagtttcatattttccGCTGTCAGTACAGAATATTGTACTACAAGTCATCCCTAACAAGgaactttttaaatttttcgATAACGACAAGCGGTTCTGGAGTTATACACTTTTAATCTTGCATGTTCACTTCAAATTTTGGCAGTATACGGACACTACAGCCCAAGTACGTTCAATAACATTTCTTGTGTCTTTCAAAGATTGAATTATCAACTTGCAACATAACTATAAACAATGTTTTCCCTATTGTACTGCCTTGATTTTAAGAAGTATTTTGGGTTGACTTAGTTTCCTAAACAATATGCACTTATCTTCAatgtttggtaaaaaaaaatggcaagttgaaaaatgtaacataacatGAGTGTTATTCTATTAATGAATCAATTAATGAAGAGCATCCTATTAATGTCTTctgtttgttacaaaagtttatCCAAAAGTTTTAGGAAAACCTTATTACAAGTAACTGCGCTGCTAAGGAGCTGTGATGTAAGCTAATAACTAATGAACTCTAAGGTATACGGACACTACAGAATATCAGTAATACTAGAAGGCCTGTTTTCAGAAATTGTACTATACATTTCTGGCTCCTATATAATCATATGaaggccaaatgacctgaaacttGGACTGGGGTAGTTCTGGGCTGTGTTCAAGACCTTTACTTaatattgattttgaaatattacgGTATGATATATGATTTGGGGATATTTTAACTAAAATTAAAAActtataaactacgcacaaaaagttcggaaacttaactttggtcgatcatatttccgttattttttaccgatttcaatgtattatatatcatttaaaagcttttgtgatttcctttccaatgataccaaatttattgtgattgcgagttcatgaaacgagcatcaggcctgctgaagtgagtgggtcgaagaaataaattgcccagatttccttactatagtcaaacatgctattccgtacatattcttctgttgatattgacttctgtacgagggtattgtgaaaaatcaacaagaataaacaagacatattcatgaaagctaaattCTTTATCACtgaaccaacaatctgtgtcttagtaacaggttagcaaggagtcttaggaacgggtggcccagccacgcgctgtcactacagcacggcacctcctcctcatactcgtcaccagtcgcgcaatgcgatgctgtgggatagcgtccaattcctccaccagcagtcgtcctaggtcagctagcgttgttctctcggtcactcttgcacggacagctcgcccaagctgatcccatagatgttcgctgggtccaggtccgggctcttagagggccactccatcctctctacacctgcatgctgaaGATGGTCTGCGATTATCCctcccggtgtgggcgggcgttatcatattgcagcaaggcagtcggccccatgttatgaagGAAAGAGATGGCCACTGGATCAAGtactgtgtcacgatatctttctgcattgagggttcctggtacaatgacaaatcttgtctttcccctggaggtaatgcctccccataccatgacgctgccaccaccaaatgttgtggtgtaaacaattggatcttcgattAGCTAAAAATAaacttggatgttctgtgtgctagaaataaccttggatggtctgtgttctaaaaataaccttagaacctgaggaaacaatatattgaatcatcatccgcgcccagaccaataggatgtcacagcgctcgtatgacaccaacagggaattttgggcactttttctctgtgacccactcacgttattagtcctggtacttgttccgtgggttttcaatcacaatacgTTTGTTATCATAGAAAGGGAATCagacaagctttataatgatatataatggatcaaaatcggtaaaaaaacaacggagatatgatcaaccaaagttaagtttccgaactttttgtgcgtagtttagttcTGTACGGCTGTTTCCAAACATGTGTCACTGAGGCTCTAAAATCAATTtaaatatatttcaaaattgatGTTGGCAGTTCAAAGGTACATACTTTGGGCTTAGTATTCAAAGATCTCTGCACAACGCCTCTTGGTTACAGTGATACAGGTCTTCTTTGTAATGGGTCACTAAGGGGGTACGGACAGACTGCAAGACTGTAAGTAAAGTTACTTACAGTATACCTAAACGAAGAACACAAGATGAATACCATTCCTTATTATTTTCCATTTCTTGTGTCCGCAACAACAGGAAACTGACTTTGATTTGCAGTGACACCTTGTGGCAACATTTCATGGTCATTTATTGTTAAGCGATGATAACGTCTTGCTTTCATCTTATGTGGGGGGAACGGTCAAATACAAAATTTTAAAGTTCAGGCACTTTGATAGCTAAACTATGATAGTATTTCATTCTGTATATACTTCCACATAAGATTCTAGCTTTTATACATGGGAAGCACATCAAGGAACTTTTGTATGATCATTATATgaacatgattgtacatgtatttgggggTACGAACGGGACACAACAGGTACAAATATTGTCTGCAGGAACTTATTCAAACCTTTTAAAACACATTTATTCACTAATATAAGTTGAGTAAATCATATGCAAATACTGTAATAGTGTCTAAATTAATAAAAAGTGAGCTGGACATTACTAGTATTTACATTGCAGCATGAACAGCTCTACCTATATGGCTTTACAATATACAAGTATTTTCCTTTAATGTCATTGGTATGTAAAGGATTCTAATTACTGCTTATATTTTCTAAATATCATTGGTAACAATAACATAACATCTTATACCAAAAcgtgtacatactagtatttgagTTTGCTAAAACTAGTAATAAAAGAAACTGGGGGTTGCTTGGTGGGTGGTCTGCAAGATAAAAAATGTAGTTTAAATGGAATTATTAGCAGCCATCTTCCCACCAAAAGAATTCTAATTTTTAAAGCAATAACACTACTTAAACTTGTATGCATGTTTTACATAATGTACTCTACTTTTCAATAACTTAAGAGCACCGGAACTGCTCTCTAAAGTTGGTGAGAACTGGATAATCAGATGTAGGCTAATGAAAAAATCTGTGAAGGAAAATGTTGATAAATTCATCAGAAACTACTGTTTTTACTGAGGAGagcaactgtttgtgtcttttaAGTCTTTAGTTAATGTCTTTTTAGCAATTGGAACGccattttccacagttttttgCTAAACACTAAAAGTGGGGGTATGGATGGGACAGGTTGGGGGTACGGACGGGACATTTCGGGTTTATTGTGCTATATCAGGCAAGGTCTTTTTCACAGAAATCCAAATCACATAAAATTTCACCAAATCTCACGAGACTTGAAGCTTGAGTGAAAGAGATGCTATAAGATATTCAGGTTCACACAAATATTACAGGTGCTTTATACCAATATTCTTGTCCTTCATATTGTCTTTAGTCAGATGGTATCACTTGGTGGAAAGtttcaacaacaagaaaaactttGGCATTGATCCACCATCTGGGAAGTCCAAATCACGCAAAATCTCACCAAATCTGACGAGAATTCGAGCTTGCGTGAAAGAAAGGTTCAACTTGTACTGTTGTGTAGGATAACAAATAAGATTTGGGACAAAAGCCTTTAAAATGCAACAAAAGTGAAATTGGAATCATGTATGGTACTAACATGGAATATGGTATACGGACACTACACGTGGTAAACGGACACTACAGCTGGGCAATTTTtgacattatttcatgtttaTACAATGACAGTGCTAAGTGGCTTTGGTAATAAGGCCACCACCATAAGATGTTTCAGATCATATAGTTCACCTGCACCAATAGCTTTCATATTCTTTTTGATAAACCTCTTTTACCAGTATACGGACACTACGCATTTTTTCGGACAACAACTAGAGGCAACTGTAATCCATCTGCCATAGTATCCCAAAGTGCAAGCAGGACAAAAACACATCTTTATGTTACATATGGCTATACCAACTGAGTAACATGCAAAATGGCCAGTTCCATCACCATTTTTTTACTGCAAGGATATTTTTTAGTATAATGTGTAAAAAACAGCATTTTTCATAACGTTCAATACATATTGAAATTGTGctcatggaaagaaaaaaatgtccaaTTATCCTCTAGTTTTTTGCACAACATATAAGATTGGGCTAGTCTTATCATAAAACTCAGTTCttagttatttttttttcatcacaaGATAGTTAAATGCTGATTTCAAAAATTGCATTATTAAAGTGCACCGATATAACGCATATTTTAGGCCAATTTTGGGCATTAAATT contains the following coding sequences:
- the LOC136435846 gene encoding uncharacterized protein, with the protein product MHQLDQSHNGLEMAERQENDGDGSKNLRANACRASREGRVPCHHDACSANGAFYMEVTEQAGEEFSVRSEALSVKVTATRPEQAAKKAGLILHAGAFIHSYSSGQPPYPVSVEGKIKEVSYDLWYILDVHDNKRFPAIVCKPTYVKVLLENPHAENAPPNPSTAPPIEEANFNDPLEEGLRRVFKLTAFRPGQKDIVNAIYSGENTFLVLPTGGGKTLCFTLPALLRKGVSVIVIPLLALGADLLRRYEEKGIPAIFLSHLTAEATLNATIHDLNSTTPKTKLLIITPETLIDKAVVWDSVVRLKERGLLEMVVLDEAHCMDQMGHEFRPTYLKLSKRTELQAQIVACTATATPTTKQFIITNLQMENCRIFYTSVDRKNIQYCVRLKGKTREQCHGQVCEAVIEHKE